The Candidatus Mycolicibacterium alkanivorans genome contains a region encoding:
- the hflX gene encoding GTPase HflX, giving the protein MTEPDSRTPEPSTGELALEDRAALRRVAGLSTELADVSEVEYRQLRLERVVLVGVWTEGSVADADASLAELAALAETAGSEVLEGMIQRRDRPDPSTYIGSGKAQELRQIVIATGADTVICDGELSPAQLTALEKVVKVKVIDRTALILDIFAQHASSREGKAQVALAQMEYMLPRLRGWGESMSRQAGGRAGGSGGGVGLRGPGETKIETDRRRIRERMSKLRREIKDMKQIRDTQRSRRLHSDVPSIAIVGYTNAGKSSLLNALTGAGVLVQNALFATLEPTTRRGEFEDGRQFVLTDTVGFVRHLPTQLVEAFRSTLEEVVDADLLVHVVDGSDVNPMAQIEAVRQVIREVQNEHHAAPAPELLVVNKIDAAADLTLAQLRRALPGAVFVSAHTGDGLDRLRSRLGELVEPREIAVDVTIPYDRGDLVARLHEVGHVDATEHTEAGTRLKARVPAALAAGLRQYAT; this is encoded by the coding sequence ATGACTGAACCTGATTCGAGAACCCCCGAACCCAGCACCGGCGAACTCGCACTGGAGGACCGTGCCGCGCTGCGGCGCGTCGCCGGACTGTCCACCGAACTCGCCGACGTCTCCGAGGTCGAGTACCGCCAGCTCCGGCTCGAGCGCGTCGTGCTGGTCGGCGTATGGACCGAGGGCAGCGTCGCCGACGCCGACGCCAGCCTGGCCGAGCTGGCCGCATTGGCCGAGACGGCTGGCTCCGAGGTGCTCGAAGGCATGATCCAGCGCCGCGACAGACCGGACCCGAGCACCTACATCGGCTCGGGCAAGGCCCAGGAATTGCGCCAGATCGTCATCGCCACCGGCGCCGACACCGTCATCTGCGACGGCGAGCTGAGTCCCGCGCAGCTGACCGCGCTGGAGAAGGTGGTCAAGGTCAAGGTCATCGACCGCACCGCGCTGATCCTGGACATCTTCGCCCAGCACGCCTCCAGCCGCGAGGGCAAGGCGCAGGTGGCGCTGGCCCAGATGGAGTACATGCTGCCGCGGCTGCGCGGCTGGGGCGAATCGATGTCCCGGCAGGCCGGTGGCCGCGCCGGCGGCAGCGGCGGCGGGGTGGGCCTGCGCGGCCCGGGCGAGACCAAGATCGAGACCGACCGTCGCCGCATTCGCGAGCGAATGTCCAAGCTGCGCCGCGAAATCAAGGACATGAAGCAGATTCGCGACACCCAGCGCAGCCGGCGGCTGCACAGCGACGTGCCGTCGATCGCGATCGTCGGCTACACCAACGCCGGCAAGTCCAGCCTGCTCAACGCGCTGACCGGCGCCGGGGTGCTGGTGCAGAACGCGCTGTTCGCCACCCTCGAACCCACCACCCGTCGCGGCGAATTCGAGGACGGCAGGCAGTTCGTGCTCACCGACACCGTCGGCTTCGTGCGTCATCTGCCGACCCAGCTCGTCGAGGCCTTCCGCTCCACACTGGAGGAAGTCGTCGACGCCGACCTGCTGGTGCACGTGGTCGACGGGTCCGACGTCAACCCCATGGCCCAGATCGAGGCGGTACGCCAGGTCATCCGCGAGGTGCAGAACGAGCATCACGCCGCACCCGCGCCGGAGTTGTTGGTAGTCAACAAGATCGACGCCGCCGCCGACCTGACCCTGGCCCAGTTGCGCCGCGCACTGCCCGGCGCGGTATTCGTCTCGGCGCATACCGGTGACGGGCTCGACCGGCTGCGCAGCCGGCTCGGCGAACTTGTCGAGCCCCGCGAGATCGCCGTGGACGTGACGATCCCCTACGACCGGGGCGACCTCGTCGCGCGCCTGCACGAGGTGGGTCACGTCGATGCGACCGAGCACACCGAGGCCGGCACCCGCCTCAAGGCACGGGTGCCCGCCGCGCTGGCCGCCGGCCTGCGTCAGTACGCGACTTAG